The Xenopus tropicalis strain Nigerian chromosome 7, UCB_Xtro_10.0, whole genome shotgun sequence genome includes a region encoding these proteins:
- the LOC100127624 gene encoding tumor protein p63-regulated gene 1-like protein, translated as MDAPMESSPEAAAAQDASLPAHPMYSQEPRAAFTPQYINTKAERPKEDFFIFRPSLLEQAIQDLKNQLSKDEDGDMRTVWILTTVSHWGTENEALVLLCDRSLLICYYDFVGLCSSQIFRIPLHYIDTVTWGPLSYPKTALHKREGPVLQVQWDKLRPPPSFVSRWNPWADLPYVILAQHPGSTNQAELHGMCQLEQFREHLVELVRLSHERNPLPGRANGLLVLHRPVNMETSLGIVSLLNTSIQLGYAKCRSGFGF; from the exons ATGGATGCACCCATGGAAAGCTCTCCAGAGGCCGCAGCAGCTCAGGACGCCAGTTTGCCTGCTCACCCTATGTACAGCCAAGAGCCGAGAGCAGCATTCACTCCCCAATATATCAACACAAAAGCAGAGCGCCCCAAAGAGGACTTCTTCATCTTCAGG CCCAGTCTATTGGAGCAGGCTATACAGGATCTGAAGAACCAGCTCTCCAAGGATGAAGATGGGGACATGCGGACCGTCTGGATTCTGACAAC GGTCAGCCATTGGGGCACAGAGAATGAGGCACTGGTGCTGCTGTGTGATCGTTCGCTCCTGATCTGTTACTACGACTTTGTGGGGCTCTGCAGCTCCCAAATTTTCCGTATCCCACTCCATTACATTGATACAGTGACATGGGGGCCGCTGTCCTATCCCAAGACTGCCCTGCACAA AAGGGAGGGTCCTGTTCTCCAGGTGCAGTGGGACAAGCTCCGCCCCCCGCCTTCCTTTGTCTCAAGATGGAATCCCTGGGCAGACCTTCCTTATGTCATTCTCGCCCAGCACCCAGGATCCACAAACCAGGCAGAACTGCATGGGATGTGCCAG TTGGAGCAATTCAGGGAACACCTAGTGGAACTGGTGAGATTGTCTCACGAACGCAACCCTCTCCCGGGCCGAGCCAACGGCCTCCTGGTCCTCCATAGACCTGTGAACATGGAGACATCTCTGGGGATTGTCTCATTGCTGAACACAAGTATCCAACTGGGGTATGCCAAATGCAGATCTGGCTTTGGATTCTGA